The Salmo trutta chromosome 6, fSalTru1.1, whole genome shotgun sequence genome has a window encoding:
- the mrc1a gene encoding macrophage mannose receptor 1 isoform X2 → MASSPSLAVLLCLMHALCCAAEIDSSSFLIYNQEHNKCVLVVSASQVTVAPCDHTSQNQQFRWASQSRLLSISLKLCLGAQDLKDWVKVLLFPCDEKSELQHWQCKNETLFGLKDKALHLNYGNRNEKNMMIYQGSGSWSCWKMYGTQKDLCSKGYQEVFTLGGNAFGSPCQFPFQFGEKWYAECTLQGRSDGQLWCATETDYNKAKKWGFCPSKSSSGWDSDPVTGVLYQRNTQSVLTWHQARTSCQQQGADLLSIVELHEQTYISGLTNILGTSLWIGLNSLDFEAGWKWSNGNPFRYLNWAPGHPSTEPGLSCATLNAGKASKWETNECSKKLGYICRKGNSTTLASAPIGKDQPTFCTSHWIPYAGHCYYLQRTKKMWRDALAACHKDGGDLASIHNIEEQSFIISQSGYTATDELWIGLNDQRNALLFEWTDRSHVTFSHWQTGEPSHGANLQEDCVLIRGKDGKWADNLCEKTYGYMCKKKASTKPVAGAPEEDSPGCKLGWIRYGSYCYNIGSETKTFDEAKQTCQQSDSILVEVADRYENAFLVSLVGLRPERYFWTGLSNMADIDTFKWTTSSEVKFTHFNVGMPDRKQGCVAMTTGMFAGLWDVVSCSNKEKYICKKMAEGVTSTMAPPTTPALSCPSGWSPAAKRNVCYKLYRKETENKKSWSEAREFCKAIGGDLMSIHSATDMNSSPYHSSDGAWIGLSNLDPNAGFVWADGSAFSYENWGFGEPNNYNDNEKCAEVQFYYGRHWNDRHCDAYNDWICEIRKGVTPKPPPTQFEPVYNTTKDGWIEYNDTQYFFNTENLPMDEAREFCKKNFGDLVVITAESERKFIWKQISRGSEGQYYIGMTVGLDKSFSWLDGSPVVYTAWDQNEPNFANNDENCVTIYKSMGYWNDINCGVELASICKRTTSFTNTTMAPTTVPKGGCAPEWIAFQGKCYKFIGDSDKKPWQEARTYCINQGGNLASVLSEKEQAFLTTQMLGNPQDIWIGLNDINWEMRFLWTEGRGVSYTNWAKGHPTSVPDGRYSFLEEVFDCVVLVGSSQKQTGMWKVEDCLVSRGFICKRNIDSQIVVPATTESTKTFDKLGNDSFKLVVQKMNWDEARRQCKADDAEMASILNPITQAFITMQMHKYNGPVWIGLNNNLTEGRFKWVDNWPLSYTKWGEDEPKNNMACVYMDTDAKWKTGDCSNTYSSLCKRSPDIAPSQPPQLPGNCPEPKKRKTWVPFRGYCYAFLNSVVDNWAHATVECLRMGASLVSIEDPLEASFIQENLELLQDGSKSFWIGMHKSHEGDWMWIDNSVVDYTKWKQGMPKGGEQCVEIQSDSGLWSTNSCNRYKSYICKTAKVITPTEKQPVAAPLVEEAPHGYAGIAVAVVLVIITVVGLGAFLLRKRIPTPVLGECTFDNTLYFNNPIRSTATVDTKGLVANIEQNETA, encoded by the exons ATGGCATCCAGTCCATCCCTCGCTGTGCTCCTGTGCCTTATGCATGCTCTCTGCTGCGCTGCTGAGATAG ACAGCAGCTCCTTCCTGATCTACAACCAGGAACACAACAAGTGTGTGTTGGTGGTGAGCGCCAGTCAAGTCACAGTGGCTCCCTGTGACCACACGTCCCAGAACCAGCAATTCCGCTGGGCCTCGCAGTCTCGTCTCCTCAGCATCTCCCTGAAGCTCTGCCTGGGGGCTCAGGACCTGAAGGACTGGGTCAAGGTGCTGCTCTTCCCCTGTGATGAGAAGAGTGAGCTCCAGCACTGGCAGTGTAAGAACGAGACCCTGTTCGGCCTCAAAGACAAGGCGCTGCACTTAAACTATGGCAACCGCAACGAGAAGAATATGATGATCTACCAGGGATCTGGGTCTTGGAGCTGTTGGAAGATGTATGGTACTCAGAAGGACCTCTGCTCCAAGGGCTACCAAG AGGTGTTCACACTAGGGGGGAATGCCTTTGGAAGTCCCTGCCAGTTCCCCTTTCAGTTTGGGGAGAAGTGGTATGCTGAGTGCACTCTGCAGGGGCGCTCAGATGGACAGCTCTGGTGCGCCACAGAGACAGATTACAATAAAGCCAAGAAGTGGGGCTTCTGTCCCTCGAAAT CATCCTCAGGATGGGACAGTGATCCAGTGACAGGTGTCCTGTACCAGAGGAACACCCAGTCCGTGTTGACCTGGCACCAAGCGAGGACGAGCTGCCAGCAGCAAGGAGCCGACCTGCTTAGTATAGTAGAGCTCCACGAGCAGACCTACATCTCAG GGTTGACCAATATCCTGGGCACATCTCTGTGGATTGGACTGAATAGCCTAGACTTTGAGGCTGGATGGAAGTGGAGCAATGGAAACCCATTCAGATATTTAAACTGGGCTCCAG GACATCCATCAACTGAACCCGGGCTCAGCTGTGCAACCCTGAATGCTGGCAAGGCCTCGAAATGGGAGACCAATGAATGTTCCAAGAAGCTGGGATATATCTGTCGCAAAGGAAACTCCACTACTCTGGCCTCTGCCCCTATAG GAAAAGATCAGCCCACCTTCTGCACCAGTCACTGGATTCCTTATGCAGGCCACTGCTACTACCTACAACGTACCAAGAAGATGTGGAGGGATGCCCTGGCCGCCTGCCACAAAGATGGAGGGGACCTGGCCAGCATCCACAACATAGAAGAACAAAGCTTCATCATCTCTCAGTCAGGATATA CGGCCACAGATGAGCTGTGGATCGGCCTGAACGACCAAAGGAACGCTCTGCTGTTTGAGTGGACCGACCGATCCCATGTGACATTCAGCCACTGGCAGACAGGGGAGCCCTCCCACGGTGCCAACCTCCAGGAGGACTGTGTCCTGATCAGAGGAAAG GATGGGAAGTGGGCGGATAATTTGTGTGAGAAGACCTACGGGTACATGTGTAAGAAAAAGGCCTCCACTAAACCGGTGGCAGGTGCCCCAGAGGAAGATAGTCCAGGATGTAAGCTG GGCTGGATCCGGTATGGTTCTTACTGCTACAACATTGGATCagaaaccaaaacatttgatgAGGCCAAGCAGACATGCCAGCAGAGTGACTCAATCCTGGTGGAAGTGGCTGACAG GTATGAAAATGCCTTCCTGGTCAGTTTGGTGGGTTTGAGGCCGGAGAGGTACTTCTGGACTGGACtttccaacatggcggatatagaCACGTTCAAGTGGACTACCAGTTCGGAGGTCAAGTTCACCCACTTCAACGTGGGCATGCCAG ACAGAAAACAAGGATGCGTAGCTATGACAACTGGAATGTTTGCGGGACTGTGGGATGTGGTCAGCTGCAGCAACAAGGAGAAGTACATCTGTAAGAAAATGGCGGAGGGAGTCACATCAACAATGGCCCCTCCCACCACTCCGGCACTGAGCTGTCCTTCTGGGTGGTCACCTGCTGCTAAAAGGAATGTCTGTTACAAG CTTTACAGAAAAGAGACTGAAAACAAGAAGTCATGGTCAGAGGCGCGGGAATTCTGCAAGGCCATTGGTGGTGATCTGATGAGCATTCACAGTGCCACAGACATGAACAGCTCTCC GTATCATTCCTCTGATGGAGCCTGGATCGGCCTCAGCAATCTGGATCCCAACGCAGGTTTTGTGTGGGCTGACGGATCAGCA TTCAGCTATGAGAATTGGGGATTTGGAGAACCAAACAACTACAACGATAATGAAAAATGCGCAGAGGTCCAGTTTTACTACGGACGCCACTGGAATGATCGACACTGTGATGCCTACAATGACTGGATTTGCGAAATCCGCAAAG GGGTTACCCCAAAGCCCCCTCCCACTCAATTTGAGCCAG TGTACAACACTACAAAGGACGGCTGGATTGAGTACAACGACACTCAGTATTTCTTCAACACTGAGAATCTCCCCATGGACGAGGCGAGAGAATTCTGTAAAAAGAACTTTGGTGACCTGGTGGTCATTACtgcagagagcgagaggaagtTCATATGGAAACAG ATATCCAGAGGATCCGAGGGACAATATTACATTGGTATGACCGTTGGTTTGGATAAGTCTTTCAG CTGGTTGGATGGGTCTCCTGTTGTGTATACCGCGTGGGATCAAAATGAACCCAACTTTGCCAACAACGATGAGAACTGTGTGACGATATACAAGAGTATGG GGTACTGGAATGACATCAACTGTGGCGTAGAGCTGGCCTCCATTTGTAAAAGAACCACCAGTTTCACTAACACAACCATGGCCCCCACCACTGTACCCAAGGGAGGTTGTGCCCCAGAATGGATTGCTTTCCAGGGGAAG TGCTACAAATTCATTGGAGACAGCGATAAGAAGCCGTGGCAGGAGGCCAGGACCTACTGCATCAACCAGGGAGGGAACCTGGCCTCTGTCCTCAGCGAGAAAGAGCAAG CATTCCTTACCACCCAGATGCTTGGGAATCCCCAGGACATTTGGATAGGTCTAAACGACATCAACTGGGAGATGCGCTTCCTATGGACGGAGGGGAGAGGGGTTTCCTATACCAACTGGGCAAAAGGGCATCCAACGTCAGTGCCAGACGGACGATATTCATTTTTGGAAGAG GTGTTTGACTGTGTGGTTCTGGTGGGCAGCTCTCAAAAACAGACAGGAATGTGGAAGGTCGAGGACTGCTTAGTATCCCGTGGTTTCATCTGCAAAAGGAATATTG ATTCTCAGATTGTGGTCCCTGCCACCACAGAGTCAACGAAGACGTTCGACAAGCTGGGAAATGACTCCTTCAAACTGGTGGTCCAGAAGATGAACTGGGACGAGGCCCGGAGGCAATGTAAAGCAGACGATGCAGAGATGGCTAGCATCCTGAACCCCATCACCCAGGCCTTCATCACAATGCAGATGCACAAATACAATGGGCCCGTGTGGATTGGCCTCAACAACAACTTG actgAAGGGCGTTTTAAGTGGGTGGATAACTGGCCTCTATCTTACACCAAATGGGGCGAAGATGAGCCAAAGAACAATATGGCCTGTGTTTACATGGATACGGACGCCAAGTGGAAGACAGGCGACTGTAGTAACACCTACTCCTCACTGTGCAAGAGATCACCAG ACATAGCCCCCAGCCAGCCCCCTCAGCTCCCTGGCAACTGCCCCGAGCCCAAGAAACGCAAGACGTGGGTTCCCTTCAGGGGTTACTGCTACGCCTTCCTCAACTCTGTGGTGGACAACTGGGCCCACGCCACTGTGGAATGTCTCCGAATGG GAGCATCCCTGGTGAGTATCGAGGATCCCTTGGAGGCCAGCTTCATCCAGGAGAACCTTGAGCTATTGCAGGATGGCTCCAAGTCATTCTGGATTGGCATGCACAAGAGCCACGAAG GTGACTGGATGTGGATTGACAACAGTGTGGTGGACTATACCAAATGGAAACAAGGGATGCCAAAGGGTGGAGAACAATGTGTGGAGATTCAGTCTGATAGTGGTCTGTGGAGTACTAACAGCTGCAACCGGTACAAGTCGTACATCTGCAAAACAGCCAAAG TCATCACGCCAACAGAGAAGCAACCAGTTGCTG CTCCCTTAGTGGAGGAAGCTCCCCATGGTTACGCCGGCATCGCTGTAGCAGTCGTCTTGGTGATAATCACAGTGGTAGGACTCGGTGCCTTCCTACTCCGCAAACGGATACCTACCCCCGTCCTGGGAGAGTGTACGTTCGACAACACCTT
- the mrc1a gene encoding macrophage mannose receptor 1 isoform X1 — protein sequence MASSPSLAVLLCLMHALCCAAEIDSSSFLIYNQEHNKCVLVVSASQVTVAPCDHTSQNQQFRWASQSRLLSISLKLCLGAQDLKDWVKVLLFPCDEKSELQHWQCKNETLFGLKDKALHLNYGNRNEKNMMIYQGSGSWSCWKMYGTQKDLCSKGYQEVFTLGGNAFGSPCQFPFQFGEKWYAECTLQGRSDGQLWCATETDYNKAKKWGFCPSKSSSGWDSDPVTGVLYQRNTQSVLTWHQARTSCQQQGADLLSIVELHEQTYISGLTNILGTSLWIGLNSLDFEAGWKWSNGNPFRYLNWAPGHPSTEPGLSCATLNAGKASKWETNECSKKLGYICRKGNSTTLASAPIVGKDQPTFCTSHWIPYAGHCYYLQRTKKMWRDALAACHKDGGDLASIHNIEEQSFIISQSGYTATDELWIGLNDQRNALLFEWTDRSHVTFSHWQTGEPSHGANLQEDCVLIRGKDGKWADNLCEKTYGYMCKKKASTKPVAGAPEEDSPGCKLGWIRYGSYCYNIGSETKTFDEAKQTCQQSDSILVEVADRYENAFLVSLVGLRPERYFWTGLSNMADIDTFKWTTSSEVKFTHFNVGMPDRKQGCVAMTTGMFAGLWDVVSCSNKEKYICKKMAEGVTSTMAPPTTPALSCPSGWSPAAKRNVCYKLYRKETENKKSWSEAREFCKAIGGDLMSIHSATDMNSSPYHSSDGAWIGLSNLDPNAGFVWADGSAFSYENWGFGEPNNYNDNEKCAEVQFYYGRHWNDRHCDAYNDWICEIRKGVTPKPPPTQFEPVYNTTKDGWIEYNDTQYFFNTENLPMDEAREFCKKNFGDLVVITAESERKFIWKQISRGSEGQYYIGMTVGLDKSFSWLDGSPVVYTAWDQNEPNFANNDENCVTIYKSMGYWNDINCGVELASICKRTTSFTNTTMAPTTVPKGGCAPEWIAFQGKCYKFIGDSDKKPWQEARTYCINQGGNLASVLSEKEQAFLTTQMLGNPQDIWIGLNDINWEMRFLWTEGRGVSYTNWAKGHPTSVPDGRYSFLEEVFDCVVLVGSSQKQTGMWKVEDCLVSRGFICKRNIDSQIVVPATTESTKTFDKLGNDSFKLVVQKMNWDEARRQCKADDAEMASILNPITQAFITMQMHKYNGPVWIGLNNNLTEGRFKWVDNWPLSYTKWGEDEPKNNMACVYMDTDAKWKTGDCSNTYSSLCKRSPDIAPSQPPQLPGNCPEPKKRKTWVPFRGYCYAFLNSVVDNWAHATVECLRMGASLVSIEDPLEASFIQENLELLQDGSKSFWIGMHKSHEGDWMWIDNSVVDYTKWKQGMPKGGEQCVEIQSDSGLWSTNSCNRYKSYICKTAKVITPTEKQPVAAPLVEEAPHGYAGIAVAVVLVIITVVGLGAFLLRKRIPTPVLGECTFDNTLYFNNPIRSTATVDTKGLVANIEQNETA from the exons ATGGCATCCAGTCCATCCCTCGCTGTGCTCCTGTGCCTTATGCATGCTCTCTGCTGCGCTGCTGAGATAG ACAGCAGCTCCTTCCTGATCTACAACCAGGAACACAACAAGTGTGTGTTGGTGGTGAGCGCCAGTCAAGTCACAGTGGCTCCCTGTGACCACACGTCCCAGAACCAGCAATTCCGCTGGGCCTCGCAGTCTCGTCTCCTCAGCATCTCCCTGAAGCTCTGCCTGGGGGCTCAGGACCTGAAGGACTGGGTCAAGGTGCTGCTCTTCCCCTGTGATGAGAAGAGTGAGCTCCAGCACTGGCAGTGTAAGAACGAGACCCTGTTCGGCCTCAAAGACAAGGCGCTGCACTTAAACTATGGCAACCGCAACGAGAAGAATATGATGATCTACCAGGGATCTGGGTCTTGGAGCTGTTGGAAGATGTATGGTACTCAGAAGGACCTCTGCTCCAAGGGCTACCAAG AGGTGTTCACACTAGGGGGGAATGCCTTTGGAAGTCCCTGCCAGTTCCCCTTTCAGTTTGGGGAGAAGTGGTATGCTGAGTGCACTCTGCAGGGGCGCTCAGATGGACAGCTCTGGTGCGCCACAGAGACAGATTACAATAAAGCCAAGAAGTGGGGCTTCTGTCCCTCGAAAT CATCCTCAGGATGGGACAGTGATCCAGTGACAGGTGTCCTGTACCAGAGGAACACCCAGTCCGTGTTGACCTGGCACCAAGCGAGGACGAGCTGCCAGCAGCAAGGAGCCGACCTGCTTAGTATAGTAGAGCTCCACGAGCAGACCTACATCTCAG GGTTGACCAATATCCTGGGCACATCTCTGTGGATTGGACTGAATAGCCTAGACTTTGAGGCTGGATGGAAGTGGAGCAATGGAAACCCATTCAGATATTTAAACTGGGCTCCAG GACATCCATCAACTGAACCCGGGCTCAGCTGTGCAACCCTGAATGCTGGCAAGGCCTCGAAATGGGAGACCAATGAATGTTCCAAGAAGCTGGGATATATCTGTCGCAAAGGAAACTCCACTACTCTGGCCTCTGCCCCTATAG TAGGAAAAGATCAGCCCACCTTCTGCACCAGTCACTGGATTCCTTATGCAGGCCACTGCTACTACCTACAACGTACCAAGAAGATGTGGAGGGATGCCCTGGCCGCCTGCCACAAAGATGGAGGGGACCTGGCCAGCATCCACAACATAGAAGAACAAAGCTTCATCATCTCTCAGTCAGGATATA CGGCCACAGATGAGCTGTGGATCGGCCTGAACGACCAAAGGAACGCTCTGCTGTTTGAGTGGACCGACCGATCCCATGTGACATTCAGCCACTGGCAGACAGGGGAGCCCTCCCACGGTGCCAACCTCCAGGAGGACTGTGTCCTGATCAGAGGAAAG GATGGGAAGTGGGCGGATAATTTGTGTGAGAAGACCTACGGGTACATGTGTAAGAAAAAGGCCTCCACTAAACCGGTGGCAGGTGCCCCAGAGGAAGATAGTCCAGGATGTAAGCTG GGCTGGATCCGGTATGGTTCTTACTGCTACAACATTGGATCagaaaccaaaacatttgatgAGGCCAAGCAGACATGCCAGCAGAGTGACTCAATCCTGGTGGAAGTGGCTGACAG GTATGAAAATGCCTTCCTGGTCAGTTTGGTGGGTTTGAGGCCGGAGAGGTACTTCTGGACTGGACtttccaacatggcggatatagaCACGTTCAAGTGGACTACCAGTTCGGAGGTCAAGTTCACCCACTTCAACGTGGGCATGCCAG ACAGAAAACAAGGATGCGTAGCTATGACAACTGGAATGTTTGCGGGACTGTGGGATGTGGTCAGCTGCAGCAACAAGGAGAAGTACATCTGTAAGAAAATGGCGGAGGGAGTCACATCAACAATGGCCCCTCCCACCACTCCGGCACTGAGCTGTCCTTCTGGGTGGTCACCTGCTGCTAAAAGGAATGTCTGTTACAAG CTTTACAGAAAAGAGACTGAAAACAAGAAGTCATGGTCAGAGGCGCGGGAATTCTGCAAGGCCATTGGTGGTGATCTGATGAGCATTCACAGTGCCACAGACATGAACAGCTCTCC GTATCATTCCTCTGATGGAGCCTGGATCGGCCTCAGCAATCTGGATCCCAACGCAGGTTTTGTGTGGGCTGACGGATCAGCA TTCAGCTATGAGAATTGGGGATTTGGAGAACCAAACAACTACAACGATAATGAAAAATGCGCAGAGGTCCAGTTTTACTACGGACGCCACTGGAATGATCGACACTGTGATGCCTACAATGACTGGATTTGCGAAATCCGCAAAG GGGTTACCCCAAAGCCCCCTCCCACTCAATTTGAGCCAG TGTACAACACTACAAAGGACGGCTGGATTGAGTACAACGACACTCAGTATTTCTTCAACACTGAGAATCTCCCCATGGACGAGGCGAGAGAATTCTGTAAAAAGAACTTTGGTGACCTGGTGGTCATTACtgcagagagcgagaggaagtTCATATGGAAACAG ATATCCAGAGGATCCGAGGGACAATATTACATTGGTATGACCGTTGGTTTGGATAAGTCTTTCAG CTGGTTGGATGGGTCTCCTGTTGTGTATACCGCGTGGGATCAAAATGAACCCAACTTTGCCAACAACGATGAGAACTGTGTGACGATATACAAGAGTATGG GGTACTGGAATGACATCAACTGTGGCGTAGAGCTGGCCTCCATTTGTAAAAGAACCACCAGTTTCACTAACACAACCATGGCCCCCACCACTGTACCCAAGGGAGGTTGTGCCCCAGAATGGATTGCTTTCCAGGGGAAG TGCTACAAATTCATTGGAGACAGCGATAAGAAGCCGTGGCAGGAGGCCAGGACCTACTGCATCAACCAGGGAGGGAACCTGGCCTCTGTCCTCAGCGAGAAAGAGCAAG CATTCCTTACCACCCAGATGCTTGGGAATCCCCAGGACATTTGGATAGGTCTAAACGACATCAACTGGGAGATGCGCTTCCTATGGACGGAGGGGAGAGGGGTTTCCTATACCAACTGGGCAAAAGGGCATCCAACGTCAGTGCCAGACGGACGATATTCATTTTTGGAAGAG GTGTTTGACTGTGTGGTTCTGGTGGGCAGCTCTCAAAAACAGACAGGAATGTGGAAGGTCGAGGACTGCTTAGTATCCCGTGGTTTCATCTGCAAAAGGAATATTG ATTCTCAGATTGTGGTCCCTGCCACCACAGAGTCAACGAAGACGTTCGACAAGCTGGGAAATGACTCCTTCAAACTGGTGGTCCAGAAGATGAACTGGGACGAGGCCCGGAGGCAATGTAAAGCAGACGATGCAGAGATGGCTAGCATCCTGAACCCCATCACCCAGGCCTTCATCACAATGCAGATGCACAAATACAATGGGCCCGTGTGGATTGGCCTCAACAACAACTTG actgAAGGGCGTTTTAAGTGGGTGGATAACTGGCCTCTATCTTACACCAAATGGGGCGAAGATGAGCCAAAGAACAATATGGCCTGTGTTTACATGGATACGGACGCCAAGTGGAAGACAGGCGACTGTAGTAACACCTACTCCTCACTGTGCAAGAGATCACCAG ACATAGCCCCCAGCCAGCCCCCTCAGCTCCCTGGCAACTGCCCCGAGCCCAAGAAACGCAAGACGTGGGTTCCCTTCAGGGGTTACTGCTACGCCTTCCTCAACTCTGTGGTGGACAACTGGGCCCACGCCACTGTGGAATGTCTCCGAATGG GAGCATCCCTGGTGAGTATCGAGGATCCCTTGGAGGCCAGCTTCATCCAGGAGAACCTTGAGCTATTGCAGGATGGCTCCAAGTCATTCTGGATTGGCATGCACAAGAGCCACGAAG GTGACTGGATGTGGATTGACAACAGTGTGGTGGACTATACCAAATGGAAACAAGGGATGCCAAAGGGTGGAGAACAATGTGTGGAGATTCAGTCTGATAGTGGTCTGTGGAGTACTAACAGCTGCAACCGGTACAAGTCGTACATCTGCAAAACAGCCAAAG TCATCACGCCAACAGAGAAGCAACCAGTTGCTG CTCCCTTAGTGGAGGAAGCTCCCCATGGTTACGCCGGCATCGCTGTAGCAGTCGTCTTGGTGATAATCACAGTGGTAGGACTCGGTGCCTTCCTACTCCGCAAACGGATACCTACCCCCGTCCTGGGAGAGTGTACGTTCGACAACACCTT